The Methanococcoides methylutens MM1 genome has a window encoding:
- a CDS encoding HD domain-containing protein, with translation MTKPRVIHDPVHGTIILSELEQLLIDTPQFQRLRGIQQLGLADVVFPGANHTRFEHSVGTMHTASLLGNYLELDDESILKLRLAGLLHDVGHSAFSHAVESVLKRDPAIRPKINGKSFLKHEAFTRHIVSDVLPENSVISRFVIDEIGSDPYEFFSEISKIATGDLSVERPYLSQLMSGDIDADRIDFLLRDSYHTGISLGLIDLDQIIQCLSIRGDNVVLGDPDAGSFDEELTLAAAESMLIARSHHYTAIIHHPRTQSVRVMLLNALESTLSGLRVNLGDDEVAGMVADFFTKYNDADLLDLINRNGDDAARQLLNNIRDGTIYVPVARFNQKTLSPGTRMALSTIAHNGVATKMLEDGLEKEFGDVLVDLSIATGVPKSARVMAGGHENFFYDESALANGLVRAISRQMSLTAFAHPDAVMDSELASAQEKMRDIVDDLSPRLLNYIRGDQYLPIEGLILLLYSVHKLFEVEGDGYISIPRIRNITWLYRNVLFFKEDSRLKYLFDYDFHTRYGFPYSNKVYEDIQLLVAMGIVDEDLRYYESEGRFRQRYEYVFTDAGVAYAASIVDSYGREFGMITDHLSMNKHSIPRDIVTIPLARYQRDRKKGTSGANR, from the coding sequence ATGACAAAACCCAGGGTGATCCATGACCCTGTTCACGGAACGATCATACTTTCCGAACTTGAACAGCTTCTGATCGATACTCCACAGTTCCAGAGACTTCGTGGCATACAGCAACTAGGTCTTGCAGACGTTGTATTTCCCGGCGCCAATCACACACGTTTCGAGCACAGTGTTGGCACCATGCACACAGCGTCCCTTTTAGGTAACTATCTTGAACTTGATGATGAGTCAATATTGAAATTGAGGCTGGCAGGCCTGCTTCATGACGTCGGGCACTCTGCCTTCTCACATGCTGTGGAAAGTGTACTCAAAAGGGATCCTGCGATCCGTCCGAAGATCAACGGGAAAAGTTTCCTTAAACATGAGGCTTTCACAAGGCATATTGTTTCAGATGTCCTGCCGGAAAATTCTGTTATTTCCAGATTTGTAATTGATGAGATTGGCAGTGATCCTTATGAGTTCTTTTCTGAGATCTCAAAGATCGCTACAGGTGATCTGTCTGTTGAACGTCCTTATCTTTCTCAATTGATGTCAGGGGATATCGATGCGGACAGGATCGATTTCCTTCTCAGGGATTCGTATCACACAGGCATATCCCTTGGTCTTATCGATCTTGACCAGATCATACAATGCCTCTCCATAAGAGGTGACAATGTGGTACTTGGCGACCCTGACGCCGGAAGCTTTGATGAGGAGCTTACTCTTGCAGCTGCAGAATCCATGCTCATTGCCCGTTCCCATCATTACACTGCTATCATACATCACCCGCGAACCCAGTCTGTCAGGGTGATGCTCCTGAATGCCCTTGAAAGTACTCTCTCAGGTCTGAGGGTTAATCTCGGGGACGATGAAGTAGCTGGGATGGTGGCAGATTTCTTTACAAAATACAACGATGCTGACCTGCTCGACCTCATCAACAGGAACGGGGATGATGCTGCAAGACAACTGCTGAACAATATCCGTGATGGTACGATATATGTTCCGGTTGCAAGGTTCAACCAGAAGACCCTTTCTCCTGGAACAAGGATGGCCCTTTCCACCATCGCACACAATGGTGTGGCAACAAAGATGCTGGAGGATGGGCTGGAGAAGGAATTCGGGGATGTGCTTGTGGACCTGAGCATTGCAACAGGTGTCCCAAAAAGTGCCCGTGTGATGGCAGGAGGTCATGAGAACTTCTTCTATGATGAATCAGCTCTTGCCAACGGATTGGTTCGTGCCATATCAAGGCAGATGTCCCTGACGGCTTTCGCTCATCCTGATGCAGTGATGGATTCAGAGCTTGCTTCTGCACAGGAGAAGATGCGTGATATTGTTGATGACCTCTCTCCGAGATTGCTGAATTACATAAGGGGTGACCAGTATCTTCCAATTGAAGGTCTCATCCTTCTTCTTTATTCTGTACATAAACTATTCGAGGTTGAAGGGGATGGCTATATCTCTATTCCGCGAATCAGGAACATTACCTGGCTATATCGGAATGTGCTCTTCTTTAAGGAGGACAGCAGGTTAAAATACCTGTTCGACTATGATTTCCACACAAGATACGGTTTCCCTTACAGCAACAAGGTCTACGAGGACATCCAGTTGCTGGTCGCCATGGGTATCGTGGATGAGGATCTGCGCTACTATGAGTCTGAAGGTCGTTTCAGGCAGCGTTATGAGTATGTGTTCACAGATGCTGGTGTAGCGTATGCAGCTTCCATAGTGGATTCCTATGGGCGTGAGTTCGGGATGATAACCGATCATCTTTCAATGAACAAACATTCAATACCTCGTGATATTGTAACAATTCCTCTGGCAAGATACCAAAGGGACAGGAAAAAAGGAACATCAGGTGCAAACAGATGA
- a CDS encoding preprotein translocase subunit Sec61beta has protein sequence MAKQKSGGSGLMSSAGLMRYYDADKRAIHLQPKTVMVFGALCGIVILALSAGFGLWP, from the coding sequence ATGGCTAAACAAAAATCTGGCGGAAGCGGACTCATGTCATCCGCAGGCCTTATGAGATACTACGATGCGGATAAAAGAGCTATTCACCTGCAGCCAAAGACAGTTATGGTCTTCGGAGCACTCTGTGGAATTGTTATTCTCGCATTAAGTGCAGGTTTTGGCCTCTGGCCATAA
- the radB gene encoding DNA repair and recombination protein RadB, with product MNKQLASGCHPIDELLGGGFESGVVTQIFGEAGSGKTNICLQLAVECVKKGKKAIFIDTEGISADRFRQIAGENAKEIAQDIIIFEPHTFEEQYSAVRETEKISTENVGLIVLDSATAYYRFELDDDDSSIRTRRELSNQIGFLHSLARKRGIVVVITNQVYSDISTNTLKPIGGSGLEHISKTIVQLERTGTGRRRAKLWKHRSRPEGATCEFTITADGVR from the coding sequence ATAAACAAACAGCTAGCATCAGGCTGCCATCCCATAGATGAACTTCTGGGAGGCGGATTCGAATCAGGTGTAGTAACCCAGATATTCGGAGAAGCGGGCAGCGGGAAAACGAACATATGCCTCCAGCTTGCTGTTGAATGCGTGAAGAAAGGAAAGAAGGCGATCTTCATCGATACGGAAGGGATCTCAGCCGACAGGTTCAGGCAAATTGCCGGAGAGAATGCCAAAGAGATCGCACAGGATATAATAATCTTCGAGCCGCATACATTCGAAGAACAGTATTCGGCAGTAAGGGAAACCGAGAAGATAAGCACAGAGAACGTAGGCCTTATCGTGCTGGACTCTGCAACCGCATACTACCGTTTCGAACTTGACGATGACGATTCGAGCATCAGGACCAGAAGAGAGCTTTCGAACCAGATCGGGTTCCTTCACAGCCTTGCACGCAAAAGAGGGATCGTGGTTGTAATAACCAACCAGGTCTACTCAGACATCAGCACCAACACGCTCAAACCCATAGGTGGAAGCGGACTTGAGCACATATCCAAAACAATAGTCCAGCTTGAAAGAACAGGCACAGGCAGACGCCGTGCAAAGCTCTGGAAACACCGCTCCAGACCTGAAGGTGCCACCTGCGAGTTCACCATAACCGCAGACGGCGTCAGATAA
- a CDS encoding S-methyl-5-thioribose-1-phosphate isomerase, translating into MRTIDWNDESKNIVLVDQTYLPVELKIIECDNLASICEAIRSLRVRGAPALAAAGGFGMALAVTLSSATSMEMLLKDLKVAGDTLKATRPTAVNLAWAVNRVLKATEDAYDLDSIKDIVISEAIRIADEDVKINKSIGKHGHRLLEDGDRVITHCNAGRMACVDWGTALGVIRSAVEKGKDIEVIACETRPLNQGSRITTWELMQDNIPVTLITDSMSGHVMKNGMVDKVIVGADRITQDVVFNKIGTYTHSVLAREHEIPFFVAAPISTFDPNGWEETVKIEERDPDELRYMAGQQIAPANVRVYNPAFDATPMENITAIVTEKGIFQPPFLLDEVMM; encoded by the coding sequence ATGAGGACAATAGACTGGAACGATGAATCCAAGAATATCGTATTGGTAGACCAGACGTACCTGCCAGTAGAGCTCAAGATCATTGAATGCGACAACCTAGCCTCCATCTGCGAAGCAATAAGATCACTGAGGGTCAGGGGTGCTCCTGCACTAGCTGCAGCCGGAGGTTTCGGAATGGCACTTGCAGTAACCTTAAGCAGCGCAACGTCCATGGAGATGCTGCTCAAGGACCTGAAGGTTGCCGGTGACACTCTCAAGGCAACAAGACCAACTGCAGTGAACCTTGCATGGGCTGTGAACAGGGTGCTTAAGGCAACAGAGGATGCCTATGACCTTGACAGCATTAAGGACATTGTGATATCCGAGGCAATAAGGATCGCAGACGAGGATGTGAAGATCAACAAGTCTATCGGAAAACATGGCCACAGGCTACTTGAGGACGGTGACAGGGTCATTACACACTGCAATGCCGGCAGGATGGCATGCGTTGACTGGGGCACAGCACTTGGAGTCATCAGGTCAGCGGTGGAAAAAGGAAAAGATATAGAGGTCATTGCCTGTGAAACACGTCCCCTGAACCAGGGAAGCCGTATCACCACATGGGAACTCATGCAGGATAATATACCAGTCACACTTATCACAGATTCAATGTCCGGTCACGTGATGAAGAACGGTATGGTGGACAAGGTCATCGTGGGTGCTGACAGGATCACACAGGATGTTGTCTTCAACAAGATCGGAACCTACACCCATTCAGTGCTTGCAAGGGAACATGAGATCCCATTCTTTGTTGCAGCGCCTATCTCCACATTTGATCCTAACGGCTGGGAAGAGACTGTGAAGATAGAAGAAAGAGATCCAGATGAACTTCGCTACATGGCTGGCCAGCAGATCGCGCCTGCAAACGTCAGAGTCTACAACCCGGCATTCGATGCTACCCCGATGGAAAATATCACGGCAATAGTTACTGAAAAAGGAATTTTCCAGCCACCTTTCCTGCTGGATGAAGTAATGATGTAA
- a CDS encoding glutaredoxin domain-containing protein, whose product MPGVIIYTTETCPKCVQLKKVLKAKDVTFTEADMSTPESLTELRVNGVFTVTAPVLQIEDDFLTYDELFNSEGVNLDSLKDIL is encoded by the coding sequence ATGCCTGGTGTAATTATCTATACAACGGAAACATGCCCGAAATGTGTGCAGCTGAAGAAGGTACTCAAAGCGAAAGATGTGACTTTCACTGAGGCTGACATGTCAACTCCTGAATCATTGACAGAGTTGCGTGTCAATGGAGTATTCACTGTTACAGCTCCGGTGTTACAGATAGAAGATGACTTCCTGACATATGACGAGCTCTTTAACAGCGAGGGCGTGAACCTCGATTCATTAAAGGATATATTATGA
- a CDS encoding tRNA (adenine-N1)-methyltransferase, translating to MKLGEVVLLKTSHRGKIREFITSVSDDKFHTDFGMIEMSELLEKEPGDKVVSHMGQEFVIQLPRMPDFFRHAKRTGAPIMPKDIGMILGYTGINRNDVVLDAGTGSGILAMYLGSIAKRVLSFEIREDFVDVARENIRRAGLENVEVRCGNIVDEVKGLDEKFNAVVLDTMDTPSVVPHIPSILTPGGFLVTYSPFLEQTGQIRKAIDEAGFFEVRTIECIERAMSFSDRGTRPSTSRVGHTGYITIARL from the coding sequence ATGAAGTTAGGTGAAGTAGTGCTGTTAAAGACCAGCCATAGAGGAAAGATCAGGGAATTCATAACATCGGTATCTGATGATAAGTTCCACACAGACTTTGGTATGATCGAGATGTCAGAACTTCTGGAAAAAGAGCCCGGGGACAAAGTGGTTTCCCACATGGGTCAGGAGTTTGTTATCCAGCTTCCAAGGATGCCGGATTTCTTCAGGCATGCAAAGCGCACCGGTGCTCCCATCATGCCCAAGGATATCGGTATGATACTTGGATATACTGGCATCAACAGGAATGATGTTGTTCTTGATGCCGGAACGGGTTCAGGTATCCTTGCCATGTACCTTGGTTCCATTGCAAAGAGGGTTCTCAGTTTTGAGATCAGGGAGGACTTCGTTGATGTGGCCCGTGAGAACATCCGTCGCGCAGGGCTGGAGAATGTGGAGGTCCGCTGCGGTAACATCGTTGATGAGGTCAAAGGACTTGACGAGAAGTTCAATGCGGTAGTACTTGACACAATGGATACTCCTTCAGTTGTACCTCATATCCCTTCAATACTGACTCCTGGTGGCTTCCTTGTAACTTATTCTCCTTTCCTTGAGCAGACCGGTCAGATAAGAAAAGCAATAGATGAGGCAGGTTTCTTTGAAGTAAGGACAATCGAGTGTATCGAGCGTGCAATGTCCTTCTCTGACCGCGGCACACGCCCGTCCACTTCCCGCGTAGGTCATACTGGCTATATTACCATTGCAAGATTGTAA
- a CDS encoding signal recognition particle protein Srp19, whose product MRDKGKLVIWPANLDRSRSRRDGRIISRKSSVENPELREISKAAEKLNLHPEVEADKKYPRSWWEASGRVLVDNEEPKTMVARKLAKAIKEARGG is encoded by the coding sequence ATGCGTGACAAAGGGAAACTGGTTATCTGGCCGGCAAACCTGGACAGGTCAAGGTCCAGAAGAGATGGCAGGATCATCTCCAGAAAAAGTTCTGTGGAGAATCCGGAGCTAAGAGAGATCTCAAAGGCCGCTGAAAAGCTGAACCTGCATCCTGAAGTAGAAGCTGATAAGAAATATCCTCGCTCCTGGTGGGAAGCAAGTGGTCGTGTCCTTGTGGATAACGAGGAACCAAAGACCATGGTTGCGAGAAAGCTCGCAAAAGCAATTAAAGAAGCACGTGGCGGATAA